TATCCCAAATCAATAACAGAATGAATGATATGTTTAAAAGCCAGAAATATATTTTCAAGttaagtttatttaaaaatttgCATCATTTGAGTGGATACTACTAAAAGACCAAGAATGAGCATGTTGCAGTAGTCCGACTGTTAGATTAGTACTATCATGGTATGATCCAAGATTTATTAGAAAAAGTTGTAAGAAACTCCACGTCAGAGATACTGAATCAAGAAATCTATAAGATCAAATGGATTTAATACGAAGTTCTAGACATTATGCCAAAAAACTCTGAAGCTTCAATTTTCAAACAGTTTTTAACACGCACAGATAAAAAATATACAGAAAAGTAGGAACAACGGTAGATGACAAAAGTCTTTAAGAACTcatgttattttaaaagaaatcttaAGAAAACAGAAACAATATAGAACAGCAAGTGCCTATGCACAAGCAGCCGAAAGTATAAATTATTTTGAATTAATTAAGAACAACTTGCACATATATCAGAAGAGAGCAAGCTCCCCTTAGTAAAGTGAAGAAAGGGTTGGAGCCTTTGATTTGTTAACACTTCACAAGGCTTGGCTTTTCATCCTCTAGATCTCAAAGTTCATTAACCGTTTGGTACCTAGTGAGCAAAAATATGGCTCTGTAAGCAGCATCTATACAGCATAATTCAGGAGATAAATCTCTCTGATCATTGATTCATGCACTGTCCCAACCTGAAAACGTGGTTGATTTGGATTATCTCCTCTTCAAAGGTCACATTAGGTATATGGGGAAGTTAGGAAGAAGCCACCAAGAATGTTCAAGGAAACCTCTTGTTTCATTATGGCTTACTTTCCAAAATAAGTCAAAAagccttaaaaaaaatgaagtcaTAAGAAAAACATGGGCTCCAGCAAACAAAGGCAAGAGGTATCAGCCTTGTCATAAAAAAAATTCACTTGCGGTCAAATGTTGGACACAAAACTTGAATAAATAAGCTTTGAATGGGGAATATCCTCAGAAGTTGGAGGATGGGAAAAAAATCATCCCTTTTCCAGCCCAGAGTACTAGCACAGCTCCTACAGTCTAGGAAATTCCCCTATATAATGTGTCTGTGTCTGCATTTTGTCCAGAGCCCCACGTGGTAGCAGATTCCCTGACCACGCTTGCACTTCTCCTGTGCTTCCTTCCTTTGAGCCATGGAGAAAGAGGTCCCATAAAGGAGAACTTCCATGACGACTAGGGTTCAGtgttgttaaatgcaaagtaatgcacattggaaaacataatcccaactatacatataaaatgatggcgtctaaattagttgttaccactcaagaaagagatcttggagccactgtagatagttttctgaaaacatccactcagtgtgcagcgacaatcagaaaagctaacagaatgttgtgaatcattaagaaagggatagagagtaagtcagaaaatatcatattacctctatataaatccatggtatgccccacatcttgaatactgctgtagatgtggtcgccccctctcaaaaaaagatatattggaaatggaaaagatacacaaaagggcaacaaaaatgtttaggggtatggaacagctttcatatgaggaaagattaatgagactgggacttttcagcttggaaaagagacgattaaggggggatatgatagaggtctataaaatcatgacgtgtggagaaagtaaataaggaagtgttatttactcctcataacacaagaactaagggtcaccaaatgaaattaataggcagcaggtttaaaacaaacaaaaggaagtatttcttcacacagcatacagtcaacctgtgtaacaccttgccagagaatgttgtgaaaaccaagacactaacagggttcaaaaaagaattagataagttcatgttggataggtccatcaatggctattagtcaggaagggcagagatggtgtccctagcttctgttttgccagaagttgggaatgggtgacaggggatggatcacttgatgattacttgttttgttcattccctcagaagcacctggcattggccgctgtcggaagacaagacactgggctagatggacctttggtctgacccagtatggctgttcttacgttcttatggaGTGCTCCAAGAAGCCCCCTTTGCAGCCCACTTCCTTCCCCATGTATCAGAACCATGGTAGTTTGACTGCAGTTAGGGCCTTCTCTACTTGTGAACAAGAATAGGGAGCCAAGGGTTGCTCCTTGACGTTTATTTGGTAGCTACAGGAACCACTATCCTGTACCAGACTAACCCCCTTTGCATTCCTATCGTTGAGAGTCACTAGCCCAAGAGTGTAGATCTATTTGGtgttatttaattttaacaaataaaCATTAAAAGACTAAAAACTTTACTTCAGCCCTCTACACTAAGTGGTAAATATTACAACAGCATTGCACAACAACCCTTACAAAAGGAAACTGTAAAATTTTAAACTAACAATATATCTAAGCATAATTCATTCAGATGCCAACACAAATTTAACAACAGAATAAGCTTATCCAAGGTCAACAACCCATCATGGTAAACactgaaaatgaacattttttaaaaatggtgtttAATTACTGAGATGAATATTGTTACAACAGAGATCAGGTCTAGATGACAATGACAAACTAGAAAATCGAActttaaaattaaagttaatGCAATGAAGGGCACCAATAAATAACTATTTTTAAGAGTCTATTCGTGGTTCTTAAGAACCATGTTTAAAAGCTTTATATCATCCTCTAGCAACTTCTTCAACACCTTTTTGTTTTGCTCTGCCTGACTTCCACAGAAAACATGTTTCATAGCATCAAGAACAGCAATAGCTTTTACACTAATATCCTCTGGGACATATTTCTTGTCAGCACTATCAATATATGTAGTTAGCTGAGGACTAAAATCATACAGCAGGTTAATAAATGCTCTTAACTTTCTGATTtctgctgtgtcctgttctacttCTTCTGTGTTCTGTTCTACCTTTTTTTTCAGAGGTGAAGGCTTAGGTTGGTGATACAGCAGACCTAGTGAAGCCTCTGCTTCTTTTTCCAGCATAAGAGATTTCGTTATATAGTTTTCAGATGATTCAACATACTCTTGGAGATGTGGATTTTGTTTAACATAATGTGGTGGCTTCTGTAACAATTTTTTTAGCTTTTCAATCTTCTCCAAGATTGCTTCACCCGCAGGTCGATGTTTCACCTTGTCATATACATGTAGCTTTTTCACCTTTGCAACGTGTTTCAGTTTTTCTGCTTTTTTGgtgatgttttctgtttctttgagTTTTTTTACATTCTTTAAAGACTGAACTAGATTTTCCAGGGATCCATTTGTTAGCTGATCAAAAGTCTTACTTTTTCTTTTCGAAACAGCATTTTCAAATGTAATAAATATGTTTTTCAGTGGTGTTGTTGAGCTAGAAGACTCATTAGTGTGTAAAACAACAGAAACTTCCGTGCCAGTTCGCAGTCTCCAAAATGGGGTTGTTGTAGATGTGGTAAATTGTCTTGTAACAGCAGCCTTTTTCTTTGACTTCTGTAGCTTTCCACCATGTTTTTGGCCCACATTTAACCAAAGAGAGTCAATATTTCCATTAACATACGATTTCACTATTTTGGGTGTAATGATTGTTTGCTCAGTTGGTGTGCGCTGTGTAGGAACATCTTGTATCATATCCTGCAGAATCTCCACGAGGTTCCTCAgggttttctcttctttcttttcttcagaCCCAAAAGGTGTTGTATGAGATTCTATAAAAGATTATCAAATGATTATAAAGTGCACTCATAGAAATTGCAGGTCCACATTTGCCTAATATACTTTCACCTATATCATGCGTAAAACAAATTCCAGCTATATCTGGAATTTTGCCATAACTTTAATGATTTTCATATTTATAGAAAATCTatgcttttttacatttttaatgtaaCCCTGCCTTCTTAAATGAATGATGTAGGACATTTGCATTGAGTTTCTCTTTTGCAAGCCTGCAAGTTGGGGACTTTTCTACTCTTAGTTCTAGAATGCTGAAATATAGGCTCAGGCACCGCTCCCCAAGAGCTAGCTGCTTTGAAACAGATCTAAATGATGCGATTTTACAGTTAGGATCTGCAAAGAAATTAATGTGAATGAGAGCAAGGAGTTCTTACCATAGATTGTTAAGTTGTCTGTTCCTGAGCTTGAAACCTGGATAGATGAGGTTGGATGCACACTGATCTGTTAAGCACAAAAATAACTGTAATTGCAATATGACTTTCATGTCATAACAACAATATTTTTCTTCATATTATTAGTCCACATTATTTTGGGGCAATAATTAAGGCAGATTTCCAGACAAAATAATTTGACCTAATCAGAACATTAtagctaaaacaaaacaaacaaagtcaacaaattcaaagttaaggttaccaaaaaaaaaaaaaagagagagagtgagaaagagAGATTCCAAACAACAGAGAACATAGATCTCAGATATTTGTTGTACCACACACAATCATAACTTTGCCTCCCTTCTACTTTCACTATACAAGGTAAACATATGTTTTTGGCAAGGTCACCTAAAATGTTAAAACTGCAAATACTGTGATGGTTCTGCCTGGGACCCTGACATCTGGAAACATCTTCAAAACTATGTATTTAGCATTTTGCCATCTTAAACCACATTTTCCATTATTTACAAAAAAAGAATGCCAAGGTTGGAAATTAAGCatgcaaaagttaggaaatgccagaattaagattgcctatGCAACTTTAATTTTCCCCCTTGtgtagtctttaattatatgaccacatactatttttttcataAGACCTCTGCCGTATtgagtgcacaggatggatggtgctcattCATAGCTTGATCCTGCTACTACTGAAAGGAGAGTTCAGATTCCTATTGACTTTTGTGTTGCAGGAACAAGTACTGAATAGGTAGctattcaatatttatttttatcctcATCATTCAATGTATGACCCCATTCTTTGTTTACTGCACACCATTCAAGCCCTGTACTAAATACAGAACTATTTATTTTCTtacatgggcttttctatggcatTCATCACTGAAGTGCCTTAGTGCTTcaaaaacattaatgaatttatctttacAATGCCCTTTGAAGTGAAGtgatattattattcccatttcacagatgggaaactgaggctcggAGCTATCgtcaaaagtgtccactaatttcgGGTGTACCCCTCAGTGTACCTACAGCCTAATTTTTCAAAGCACTTAGCATTTTTATTGCAcattatatgttcaaagcacagcacCCATTGACGTCAGTTGCAGgtatgagtgctcagcacttccgcAAATCCAACCCGTGTCTCATGTTGGACACCCAGAAAATGGGGAACACCTAAGGGCCATCTGCAAaaattttggtttaagtgacttgtccagtcTCACACAGAAATTATGTGATGGAGGCAGAGATAGACTCCAGAATGGTATTCACCCGCCTTAACCATGAGACAACCCTTTATCTTCATGCAGTCCCCAGTCTGATTCACTGCATACCTTCCAATTTATACAACTAATGACTTAAAAACATGAGGCAGATATCCTCCAGAAAAGCCCCCATATGGTTGCAGAGACAAGCTTGAAATGTGAACCCCAATGGTACAAAAGCCAAATAAAAAGAAATtcaatctttttatttttaaaaaactcataatttttaagccagacttgtgatttttggtgctttttgaatgcttgaggttggTAATATTGCTTATAATTCagccaaatttgagtgaattttcacaggggcagcaaaagGCACCTCTCTGACCCCAGGAGGATCCCCTCACAAATTTCAAGTCTGTGATCCAAAACACAGTGACGCTAAAACTTTTCAACAAAAAAGTTGTAAGAATTTGTTAACATTGGCAAACAACATATATTTCCCCTGACCACTTTCTTGAGAACAGATGAACtgttttttgctgaaactttcaaaGACACTGAGTCTGGGGCAAATActtagcatggaaaatttcagcctaaactgTTCAAATTTGTCAAAATTAGGAGTACCTGAAAACAGGAGCTTATAATAGATAGTGTGAGGCAATCTTAACCACAGGCACCTTTCAGCTCTGTCTATAATAATCTAAACACAAAGGTAAGTATGTTTAAACTGCCCACGGGTGCAGGCAGTCCAACTACTGTGAACAGAAAGGAGTTAAAATGATTATAAATTTTCCAGTATGTGCAGCATGAGAGAAATATAATAGGAAGGGAGAGTGGGAGTTAGATATGTCTTTGAAAAGTACATGAAATTTTGGAAGAAAGATGCTGTGTTCCTGTATTGTTAAGGAAGGATGAACTAGAAGTGTGCTTTGTAATTCTGTAACTGTCTTCTTTATTATCTATTTCACTCTATAGTTATATTAATTCTACAATGCCTTTTCAGACACATTTGTGTGAAAACCCCACACCAAATAAAGTTTATTATTATTCCATTCTTGTGTTTTTAGGATGTTTTAGCATCTATAATCCCTATTGGATGACTttccttcaaaaacagactccaacgagaaactgctgaacttgaattaatatgcaaactagacactatcaacttaggcttgaacagagactgggaatggctgagccattacacacattgaatctatttccccatgttaagtattctcacacctcttgtcaaactgtctgtaatgggccatcttaattatcactacaaacgttttttctcttaattaattagcctcttagagtgggtaggacaactcccaacttttcatgttctctatatgtgtatatatagatctcctcactatatgttccattctatgaatccaaagaagtgggctgtagcccacaaaagcttatgctcaaataaatttgttagtttctaaggtgccacaagtactcctgttcttttcccctctcctgtATTTCAACATTGTCTTTATGTACCACAGTAAATTTGGTACAAGTGTTCAAAGATTCAAACAGTGACTCTACATATATTTGATCCATAATAACTCTATAAGCTTCTTCCTGAGCTTTTTTTGCCTGAGGAACGGAAGAACCATATCTTCTAAACAATTTCACTGCCCCTAACACTTCAGACACACAGGGACAAAGTTATGTACTTATTTCTTCTGCATAATCTAAATGATTAATTTCTACTCACTTTTCCTTTTGAACCCCAACCATATTTGGAATAGTCTGCTGATGTCCAAACATGAAAAGTGCATTTTGCTGAGTAACTCATAGCAGTTTTCTTTGCTTTCAGTAAAAATGGTAGGTGCATAACTCAGTCTCTGTGATGGTGCTCCAAAACATTCACAACTGTATTTTCAATGTCCGATTAAATCTTTCCACCTTGCTGTCTCACTGATGTCAGAGGCCTGATATGGGTTTAATTAATGACCAAACTTTTGTGAACTCAAATATTCAAAACTCAAAATCCATTTCTTGGTGCTAGTTCACTCCCAGGGAAACACCAAACCTAGCGATAAAAGAATGTACTGAAGAGATATGTAGGGCCTTGTTTTTATATGTGGCctctatttttaatttattatattattattatttatttgtattactatagcaCCTAGGAACTCTAGTCAAGGGCCAAGACTCTTttatgctagacactgtacaaacatcaaacaaaaagatggtccctgccccaaaagagcTTACCATCAatgtataagacaagagacaacagatggatacagacagtcAGATTACAAGGAAAAATGAGATAATATTGGTCAGTATGATAGGCAGTGATCACAATATACCAGCAGGCTAACATCTATCTAAACTTGCTTGTGCATTTGTCCACATTCAGGTTTTTTCATGTGAAGAAATTCAAATGTATGCAATTTCATTTCCACATGCAAGCTAGGTAGCTTTGCACTAACAATGTTATTTTAGTGACAAATCCAATTTGCACACATAAATTTgaatttttccatgaaaaaatttAGGTATTAATAAATGTATGCAGAAGTTCAATTGAAGACATACATTTAGCGATTGGGGTGAGACCTCTTTGAAAATTTGTTCTCTGTATTCTAAAACTGTTCAATATTTATTTCAGCAGCAAACTTCTCTGCCTCAAACTTAGTCTAACTACAGGAGAAATCTGTtcgcaaacaagcacagactggtgggaccgcatagtgctgcaggtggTAGTGACTACTCTTCAGCAGgttaacctgtgactgtccacttgatttgactacggtccaaatgcatgtacAGAACAACAGAAGTCTTCTGACACTCCATCTTGTCACTTTGGGTAGGGGACAGGACTTGTAGGTGATTTctttgaacacatacatgtttgccaacagtaaacacagtctagtcagtttcagttaacaataTGCTGAAATAGTCCATGTTTACAACTTATGTCTACAGCAAAAAGGCATGAAGTTAAGGCATATCAGAAATTTATTTGAAGAGCCGTGGGGCCACATGAAAAAGTTCGAAAATATTCTATTTGGAAGCAATTCTGCATCTATATCATCTGTGACTTGCAGATGAACCACTCTAATCTGCAATATCCGTAGACCTCACAATCTAAACAAAGTCAAGTGTGCTAAGGACtgggaggagagaaagagaaagaaaatactGGTGCTGTTTTCTTAATAAAGAATAAagtgaaaatcagaaaattaTATATGAACAGAACTGTTCCTAAATACCAATATTTTCCAGTTTTCCCCACAAGGCACATGTTTTCtttaaaatagaaatgaaaacactaacaacaaagaaacaaaaatcagCACAcattctagaacaggggtaggcaacgtgtggcatgtgtgccgaaggcggcacgcgagctgattttcagtggcactcacactacccaggagatctgcattttaatttaattttaaatgaagcttcttaaacattttaaaaaccttatttactttacatataacaatagttcagttatgtattatagacttagagaaagagacattctaaaaacattaaaatgtattactggcacacgaaaccttaaattagagtgaataaatgaagacttggcacaccacttctgaaaggttgccaacccgtTCTAGAATAACCTAAAAAAGTGTCACTGAGTGAAAACACCCTGCTtggtagcagggccggctccagaccccagcgcgccaagcaggcgcgtggggcggcattgtcccggcagggcggcatttggctccggcggaccttccgcagtcatgcctgtgggaggtccaccggaaccccgggacgagcggacctgccgcaggcgtgactgcggaggatcccctcttcccgcgactccgcttgagctcccgcaggcatgactgcagcgggtgcgctgctcccgcggctcggacggagctcccgcaggcacgcctgcggatgctccaccggagccgcggaaccacgggaccgtccgcgggcacttctgccccggccgcgggaccggggaagggcggcaagcgcgccgccctgcttggggcggcgtaatttctagagccgcccctgcttggtaGAAAGCATAAGCATCTttactaaggccctgatcctgcaaagtttaaagttaaacacgtgtaaatctttgcaggaccaGGACATAATTAATAAATTGTCTAATTCTGTCATAGAACATGTCGAATTTTcctttcttctccttctctcccaATGTAGGACTTTATCctgctcccacagaagtcaatagaaAAATCTCTTAGCAGCAGAATTAGACATATTGTATACACTGTAATAGTGAAAATTAGTAATTAACAAGtattttcctttgttttgatGTTAGAGAAATAAGAAATGAGAAGACCGATAAACCCAAATTATACTGAAATGTTGGTAGGCatatctctttggggcagggacaattaCTTCTTTTCTGTTTGGAAGGGCCCTAGCACATTGTGgccaaaacagaaataaataaatacatttattttcaaaatccCAAAATTAGAGTTACCTTTATGTGTTTAACATTCTCGAAAGTATGTTGCAAtgctaaaagaaaaaaacacttaaaattaGTTATTGAGCTTAACATTTAAATTACACAATGTCAATGCTGAGGCCCAGACTGGGatttggattttttattttataaatgtgCCCTGTGCATTGTATTAAAAGTGTTCACCTCATATTACACCAAACAGGGAAAGAAAGCCCACTGCAAAGTTAAAATCTGAAATTATAACAAAAAATAAGTTAACTTCTCTTTATTTCAAGTAATTTTGTGTTGGAAATTTAGGGCCAGTTTTTCAAAAAACTCAGTACCAGCTTATctgatttaggtacctaaatgaagtctccagattttcaaaacttcTCAGCTTTCATGTCACCTAAATAACatgaacaatgggagctgctggtgctgaTCTCCTCTGAAAAGTTGGCCATTTCAATGTAAGTGCCTAAATTGGAGACtgagctgagcacttttgaaaagctaGTCCCTTAACTTCTGCATGAAAAATAGAGAAGAAATGTACAACTGTTTTTCAGAACCTTAATGATGGAGCCAAGCAATGTGATGTTTAGAATTACATGCCATGCCAGGTAATCAGGAATTTTTCCTACTTGcaaatattatttctttaaatTAGACTTCACTTTTCTGGGGATGTTGGATTGAGTGTTTCTGCCAGCAGGTGAAGAAAGAAAACCAAAAAGATTGCTCAAGATCACAGTAAGTGTCATCTCTCTCAGTTTAAGAAATTCACTTGTGAAACCACATAACTGTAAAATTAAacacaaggaaaaagaaaaaaagacaacagAATCAAGAGAAAAGGTAGTATTCTGGACTAATAACATTCAATTTACAAATGCCATGCAAACATTTTAAGTAACAAAAAATTGTTCATTCTATAAAATTGGCTGTTATCAACCTAGGACTGCCTTGACTAAGAAGCAATGCAACAAAGGTAAAGCGACAATCTCTGAAGCAGTGCCTGGAGAACTCATTTGCAGGAAGTTACTTCTGCAGAAGACCAGACTTCTAGACACAAAGAGTCAGtggaggaatgaacagaactctATGTAGTGTTTTAATAAATGTATTGGATTGAAACATCCTATCAAAGACTCAAAGACATTCCAAATGCCTTTATTGAACAATTATAATGAAGCCTGGTAAAGCCTTGTTGTTGACTTTATAGATATTGTAATACACTTTTCTTTCCCGTTCTATGCTGCCTAAATAGTCCTCCAGGTACATTTTGAAAGCCCCTTAGACATCtatgaaatataaaataatgtTGTGGGACATAAAGAACCAcaaaataatcttgtgaccctagacaaatttaaaattgatttaaaaaaaaattaagactatGTCGGGAATGGTGGCACTGAGGCTGGCAGAtcgctcaggagttctgggctgtgATGCACAAGGCCAATCAGGTGTCTGGTGCCACCGACAGCTTGGCCAGCGGGTGACTGAAGGACTGGCTAGAACAACACAAATGATATGAGGGCTGATGGATCGATCAATCAAAGTGAAAATTAAGGATAATTCTACATTATTTTGTCTATTTGAAACTAGAAAAATGGCTTCACCAAAGAAATTCTCACTTGTCCTTTCTGCCTAACACATAGCCACTAAAAGGAAGCtttggggggaaaagaggaaaaaagacaACCTAAGAATTTTAAACTGATCTTCCACTGATGCACCAAGGATCTATGCAAGTTTCCAGCTCAACTAGCAGAAAACTCTAGCACTTAGAACTTTGACTGCCACTTATCAGCATGAGTTTCCAAAATTCTTCCTCTGATGTATCAACTACAGCTTCTAGGTTCTTGTCTAGGccattggggaaaaaattgtgcAAGTCTCTGTATTTGCTAAAGGTAGCTTGTGATTCTTGCTAAAAGAGAACAGATTTACTTCTGGACTTCTCCTGCCTTTCATAATGTTTCATGAACATCTCAACGTGAAAGTCATATTTTCCAAGACTTGGCTACATCAAATCAACCTTAATATTGGGGTGAGCTCTACGTGGTCTATTAGGAAGCTATTGAAATGATTTTCTGCCCAGTGAAATAAAACTGAAGAACTATGAGCATCTGCTGGCTCATAATTTTGATGGGTGAAACTTGATGCTTCCAAGTCTTATGTTTTTGATACTTCACATCACCACTACATCAAATATGATGTGTACCTGCTTTCTATTTCCTGCTTCTTCCTCCATCCTGATCCCCTAGGCTCCGAAGAGAGATTATAGCCTCCCATGACTCAAGACTCCTTGTATTGTTAGGATACTGAGCAAGGCACTTTATCACACAAAACTGTTCAGTTTGACCTTTTCTTTGTTTCTGCAGCTCACAGGAATACACAATCTTGTGACTCAAACATCACTGACTGAAGCTATCTTGACAATGAAAATATTGGTCCTGCGTACTTTGAGTCCACTGGCTCAAACTGAGGCTCTATAAGTCTCCCAGATAAAAACTTGAGCTAGGGGACAGTATCCATACAAGAAACCATCAGGCTC
The nucleotide sequence above comes from Mauremys reevesii isolate NIE-2019 linkage group 10, ASM1616193v1, whole genome shotgun sequence. Encoded proteins:
- the LOC120374051 gene encoding uncharacterized protein LOC120374051, which codes for MAGERLLLLAAALALLPAAPALSASAEEPAPAMQALQHTFENVKHIKISVHPTSSIQVSSSGTDNLTIYESHTTPFGSEEKKEEKTLRNLVEILQDMIQDVPTQRTPTEQTIITPKIVKSYVNGNIDSLWLNVGQKHGGKLQKSKKKAAVTRQFTTSTTTPFWRLRTGTEVSVVLHTNESSSSTTPLKNIFITFENAVSKRKSKTFDQLTNGSLENLVQSLKNVKKLKETENITKKAEKLKHVAKVKKLHVYDKVKHRPAGEAILEKIEKLKKLLQKPPHYVKQNPHLQEYVESSENYITKSLMLEKEAEASLGLLYHQPKPSPLKKKVEQNTEEVEQDTAEIRKLRAFINLLYDFSPQLTTYIDSADKKYVPEDISVKAIAVLDAMKHVFCGSQAEQNKKVLKKLLEDDIKLLNMVLKNHE